Proteins from one Gimesia maris genomic window:
- a CDS encoding outer membrane protein assembly factor BamB family protein — protein sequence MLWTRKQTVLLAVVTGLFSLLGRGDLVQAEDWPQFRGPNCSGVSTGKKPLPAEFDDQKNVIWSQNLGDGIGCPVVAAGRVFTSGMVGKDKIGLYAFDAETGKKLWERVWKTGDLLEIHKTNSFAATTPAADAERVYFYFSTLGMLAVDAETGADVWKQELPIPYFVFKWGAGMSPTLYKDLVLFCQDDDLAPAFYAFNKETGKIVWKDDRSDQAVNYSHPVICETDNGDEIVVAGTGKLIGYDPQTGKRLWTAQTLLRNIKTTPVSRDGIIYVSLQSGGIANQWLASIDRWETGNSDGKVTKEEIQAFVGKTKVPEAFYKKTFDRGDLNKDGALEGKELDIAFLPPGNEAGAKFGEEPAQEFILAVKGGGRGDVTKSHLLWKHPTKHTDHIVSPLVTEDRMFLVKGGGISTCFDVEKGKKVWGPKRIQNECEYFASPIYGDGKIYVAGENGKIVVLEDGPEQKIIAKNDMGDSILGTPAIADGRIFVRTRGKLICVGEK from the coding sequence ATGCTTTGGACGCGAAAACAAACTGTTTTACTTGCTGTTGTGACTGGTCTCTTCAGTCTCCTGGGGCGTGGTGATCTGGTGCAGGCAGAAGACTGGCCTCAGTTCCGAGGGCCTAACTGCTCGGGAGTGTCGACCGGCAAAAAGCCATTGCCGGCGGAGTTTGACGATCAGAAAAATGTGATCTGGTCACAAAATCTGGGGGATGGGATTGGCTGCCCGGTGGTAGCTGCGGGACGCGTCTTTACTTCGGGAATGGTCGGCAAGGATAAAATCGGACTGTATGCCTTTGACGCAGAGACCGGAAAGAAACTCTGGGAACGTGTCTGGAAAACCGGCGATCTGCTGGAGATTCATAAAACCAACAGCTTCGCTGCGACGACGCCTGCTGCAGATGCGGAGCGGGTTTACTTCTATTTCAGCACGCTGGGCATGCTGGCCGTCGATGCTGAAACCGGCGCGGATGTCTGGAAACAGGAACTGCCGATCCCCTACTTTGTATTTAAATGGGGCGCGGGGATGTCTCCCACTCTGTATAAAGACCTGGTTTTATTCTGTCAGGATGATGACCTGGCGCCTGCCTTTTATGCATTCAATAAAGAGACGGGAAAGATCGTCTGGAAGGATGATCGCAGCGACCAGGCGGTGAACTATTCTCATCCGGTCATCTGCGAGACTGACAACGGGGATGAAATTGTGGTTGCGGGAACCGGGAAGCTGATCGGCTATGATCCCCAGACCGGCAAACGATTGTGGACGGCCCAGACACTGCTGCGAAATATCAAGACGACTCCGGTCAGTCGAGATGGAATCATTTATGTGTCGCTGCAGAGTGGCGGGATTGCCAATCAGTGGCTGGCATCCATCGACCGCTGGGAGACCGGCAACAGCGACGGAAAAGTCACCAAAGAGGAAATCCAGGCGTTTGTCGGCAAGACCAAAGTGCCCGAAGCCTTCTACAAAAAGACATTTGATCGCGGCGACTTGAATAAAGATGGTGCCCTCGAAGGCAAAGAGCTGGATATTGCCTTCCTGCCCCCGGGCAATGAAGCGGGGGCCAAGTTTGGCGAAGAACCAGCACAGGAATTTATTCTCGCTGTCAAAGGGGGCGGTCGCGGCGATGTGACCAAGTCGCATCTGCTCTGGAAACATCCCACCAAACACACCGATCATATTGTATCCCCCCTCGTGACTGAAGATCGGATGTTCCTCGTCAAAGGGGGGGGGATCTCGACCTGCTTTGATGTGGAAAAAGGGAAAAAAGTCTGGGGCCCGAAACGGATTCAGAACGAATGCGAATACTTCGCTTCCCCCATTTATGGTGATGGAAAAATTTATGTCGCCGGCGAGAACGGTAAAATCGTCGTACTGGAAGATGGCCCCGAGCAGAAGATTATCGCCAAGAACGATATGGGCGATTCGATTCTGGGAACTCCCGCGATTGCCGATGGCCGAATCTTTGTTCGTACGCGTGGCAAGCTGATTTGCGTGGGTGAGAAATAA
- a CDS encoding LacI family DNA-binding transcriptional regulator produces the protein MSKSTSKSITLKEVAEAAGVSVSTASRALSGKAEAYRISSATEQSVRDAAKKLQFSPSLLARSLRSQQTKLLGVVLPNVANPFFAAIAREITLAAEADGYSVLLTDSQENSETEARLVEQLQARQIEGLVVCPVGMEEAHLCQLARQKLPLVLIDRGFNNRELVTVTSDHQSGARAAMNELLEAGHRTIGILQGMPETLPNRERLSGVKESLESCGLDFDSSLIAGHHFDEASGYQAALHLLSTRPEITALFAFSNQNALGALRAASERGRAIPDDLSLIAFDDFPFAAYLAAPLTSVSQDVNQLGQVAARLLLEQIRSSVPPQQKQYRIPVQLIRRSSITKIG, from the coding sequence ATGAGTAAGTCGACCAGCAAATCGATTACGTTGAAAGAAGTCGCCGAGGCTGCCGGGGTGAGTGTGTCGACGGCGTCGCGGGCGTTGTCGGGGAAAGCGGAAGCTTATCGGATCAGCAGTGCAACCGAGCAGTCCGTGCGCGATGCCGCGAAAAAACTGCAGTTCTCCCCTTCCCTGCTGGCCCGTTCGTTGAGGTCACAACAGACAAAGCTGCTGGGGGTCGTGCTACCCAATGTGGCGAACCCGTTTTTTGCAGCGATCGCGCGGGAAATCACACTGGCCGCCGAAGCAGACGGGTATTCGGTCCTGTTGACGGACAGCCAGGAAAACAGCGAGACGGAAGCCCGGCTGGTCGAACAGTTGCAGGCCCGGCAGATTGAGGGTCTGGTGGTCTGTCCGGTGGGAATGGAAGAAGCCCATCTCTGCCAGCTTGCTCGACAGAAGCTGCCGCTGGTGCTGATCGACCGGGGATTCAACAACAGGGAACTGGTGACAGTGACGTCAGACCATCAGTCAGGTGCCCGGGCTGCGATGAATGAACTCCTGGAAGCCGGTCATCGGACGATTGGTATTTTACAGGGAATGCCCGAGACACTGCCCAACCGGGAGCGTCTGTCCGGGGTCAAGGAGTCGCTGGAGTCTTGCGGCCTGGACTTTGATTCTTCGCTGATTGCCGGGCATCATTTTGACGAAGCATCGGGATATCAAGCGGCTTTGCATCTGCTGTCGACACGACCGGAAATCACGGCGCTGTTTGCTTTCAGTAACCAGAATGCATTGGGCGCATTAAGGGCGGCGTCGGAACGCGGACGCGCTATTCCCGACGATCTGTCATTAATCGCCTTTGATGATTTTCCTTTCGCCGCTTACCTGGCTGCGCCGTTGACGTCGGTCAGTCAGGATGTCAATCAGTTGGGCCAGGTGGCCGCCCGGTTACTTCTGGAACAGATTCGCAGCAGTGTGCCACCACAACAGAAACAGTATCGTATTCCTGTCCAGCTCATTCGGCGTTCTTCAATCACAAAGATCGGATGA
- a CDS encoding nucleoside hydrolase, with the protein MKQTTQMLIFSVLIFCASIAWRGESLLQAEEPRRPVPVIFDTDIGNDVDDVLALGMIHALEARGDCKLLAVTITKDNPLAASFTDVVNTFYGKGDIPIGICKSGVTPQPGKFNILAEKKDNGQLRYPHDLKDPQQIPDAVTVLRTALAGAEDHSVVIAQVGFSTNLANLLKSPSDKISPLAGEGLVKQKVKLLSIMAGAFEKIPRKGKLVDHREYNIIKDIPAAQKLAREWPTPVIWSGFEIGLNVAYPHESIEEDFNYTSHHPLAEAYILYNPPPHDRPTWDLTSVLYAVFPHRGYFDLSETGTVTVQEDGLTTFKPGDGQQRYLKLTDAQRIRVVEALVQLSSQPPQK; encoded by the coding sequence ATGAAACAAACGACTCAGATGCTCATATTTTCCGTCTTAATCTTCTGTGCGTCGATCGCATGGAGGGGAGAGTCACTTCTGCAGGCAGAAGAACCCCGGAGACCGGTACCTGTTATCTTTGATACGGATATCGGGAACGATGTCGATGATGTGCTGGCATTAGGAATGATCCATGCGCTGGAAGCCCGCGGTGATTGCAAACTGCTGGCGGTGACGATTACCAAAGACAATCCGCTGGCCGCTTCGTTCACGGATGTCGTGAATACGTTTTATGGGAAAGGTGATATTCCGATCGGGATCTGTAAAAGTGGCGTCACACCGCAACCGGGCAAGTTTAATATACTGGCGGAAAAGAAGGACAACGGCCAACTTCGCTATCCACATGATCTCAAAGATCCGCAGCAGATACCCGATGCCGTGACGGTGCTGCGAACCGCATTGGCGGGTGCGGAAGATCATTCGGTGGTCATCGCACAGGTGGGCTTTTCGACCAACCTGGCGAACCTGCTGAAATCGCCGTCGGACAAAATCAGTCCCCTGGCTGGTGAGGGACTGGTCAAACAGAAAGTGAAACTTCTGTCAATAATGGCGGGCGCGTTTGAAAAAATTCCCCGCAAGGGAAAACTGGTTGATCACCGTGAGTATAACATTATCAAAGACATCCCCGCGGCTCAGAAGCTGGCGCGGGAATGGCCGACGCCTGTTATCTGGAGTGGATTTGAAATCGGGCTGAACGTTGCTTATCCACATGAGAGCATAGAAGAAGATTTTAATTACACGTCTCATCATCCCCTGGCGGAAGCCTACATACTGTATAATCCCCCGCCACACGATCGTCCGACGTGGGATCTGACCAGTGTCCTGTATGCAGTCTTCCCGCATCGGGGATATTTTGATTTGTCAGAAACCGGAACCGTGACTGTTCAAGAGGATGGACTGACGACGTTCAAACCGGGAGACGGTCAGCAGCGTTATCTGAAACTGACTGATGCGCAGCGCATTCGCGTGGTCGAAGCGCTGGTGCAACTTTCCAGTCAGCCTCCTCAGAAGTAG
- the rbsK gene encoding ribokinase, which yields MSDKRRAKIAVLGSINMDLMIRSAKLPLPGETVIAETKAENPGGKGANQAVAAARMGAEVTMIGCVGDDSFAEELLQNLKAEGINTRYVTRKTDTTSGVAVVMVEMSGENAILVVPGANGLVGLAELEQARQVICESDVLLMQLEVPVETVIAAAKIAREAGVPVILDPAPAPAGFPAELLKVDLICPNQSEAAALTGKPLTSLEDVVAAIPALVEQGPRQILVTMADQGAVLFDGEAVEIIPPFQIQAIDSTAAGDAFAAGLAVKLAEQATLREAAHFASAAGAIAASGAGAQTAMPDREQIETLITKQVQERFHE from the coding sequence ATGAGTGACAAAAGACGCGCGAAGATCGCCGTCCTGGGGTCGATCAACATGGATCTGATGATCCGTTCGGCGAAGCTGCCTCTGCCGGGTGAGACAGTGATTGCAGAGACGAAAGCTGAAAACCCGGGAGGCAAAGGCGCCAATCAGGCGGTGGCCGCGGCCCGGATGGGGGCGGAAGTGACGATGATCGGCTGCGTCGGAGATGACAGCTTTGCCGAGGAGCTGTTACAGAATCTGAAAGCAGAAGGCATCAATACCAGGTACGTCACACGCAAAACAGACACCACCAGCGGTGTCGCGGTGGTGATGGTGGAAATGAGTGGCGAGAACGCGATTCTGGTTGTCCCCGGAGCGAACGGTCTCGTCGGTCTGGCAGAACTGGAACAGGCCCGGCAGGTGATTTGTGAGAGCGACGTTTTGCTGATGCAACTGGAAGTCCCCGTCGAAACCGTGATTGCTGCAGCTAAGATCGCTCGAGAAGCGGGAGTGCCAGTGATTCTGGACCCGGCCCCTGCACCGGCGGGTTTTCCTGCCGAACTGCTGAAGGTGGATCTGATCTGCCCGAATCAGAGTGAGGCAGCAGCACTCACTGGTAAACCACTGACTTCACTTGAAGATGTCGTGGCAGCGATTCCCGCTCTGGTTGAACAGGGGCCGCGTCAGATTCTGGTCACGATGGCCGATCAGGGGGCGGTCCTGTTTGACGGAGAGGCGGTCGAGATCATTCCCCCATTTCAAATTCAGGCCATCGATTCCACGGCCGCCGGTGATGCCTTTGCTGCAGGGCTGGCTGTGAAACTGGCCGAACAGGCAACATTGCGGGAAGCCGCCCACTTTGCTTCTGCAGCAGGCGCGATTGCCGCCTCGGGAGCAGGAGCCCAGACGGCGATGCCAGACCGCGAACAGATTGAAACATTGATCACAAAACAAGTACAGGAGCGCTTCCATGAATGA
- a CDS encoding sugar ABC transporter substrate-binding protein, whose amino-acid sequence MNELRKDLITGLLLCGLFAGCTSQTDPSEQSGEKHSDDKKPKIALIMKSLANDFFSSMAKGAESHQQAHSDDYDLVVNGIKDERDLSRQVALVEEMVSSGVDAIVIAPADSKALVPALRRAREAGVVVINIDNKLDVEILQTEQISIPFVGPDNQAGAKKVGDYLATKLKAGDEVIVLEGIRTSFNGTQRRLGFEAAMKAADIKIADSQSAQWEMSMANTLASSMLSEHPNVKAILAANDSMALGALAAVRNSGKAGEVAIVGFDNIPAVQQAIKEGQILATADQHGGELAVFGIEHALRLIADPEAKVEDRETPVDLITAEDLK is encoded by the coding sequence ATGAATGAACTACGAAAAGATCTGATAACCGGTCTGTTACTGTGTGGACTGTTCGCGGGTTGTACGTCGCAGACAGACCCGTCAGAGCAGTCGGGCGAAAAGCATTCAGATGATAAAAAGCCGAAGATTGCGTTGATCATGAAATCGCTGGCGAATGATTTCTTCTCCTCGATGGCGAAGGGAGCCGAATCGCATCAGCAGGCACACAGCGACGATTATGATCTGGTTGTGAACGGGATCAAGGATGAACGCGATTTGAGTCGTCAGGTGGCGCTGGTCGAAGAGATGGTCTCGAGTGGCGTGGATGCGATTGTGATTGCCCCCGCAGATTCGAAAGCACTGGTGCCGGCACTCCGACGGGCGCGGGAAGCGGGTGTGGTGGTTATCAATATCGATAATAAACTGGATGTAGAGATATTGCAGACGGAACAGATTTCGATTCCTTTTGTCGGTCCCGATAATCAAGCGGGAGCAAAAAAAGTCGGTGATTATCTGGCAACGAAGCTGAAAGCAGGAGATGAAGTGATAGTGCTCGAAGGGATTCGAACCTCATTCAACGGTACCCAGCGGCGGCTCGGTTTTGAAGCAGCGATGAAAGCAGCCGACATCAAAATTGCCGACAGCCAGTCGGCGCAGTGGGAGATGAGTATGGCGAACACGCTGGCGTCTTCGATGCTCAGCGAACATCCGAATGTCAAAGCGATCCTGGCTGCGAATGACAGTATGGCGCTGGGCGCACTGGCGGCAGTCAGAAACAGCGGCAAAGCGGGTGAGGTGGCGATTGTCGGCTTCGATAACATCCCGGCGGTACAGCAGGCGATTAAGGAAGGCCAGATACTGGCGACCGCAGATCAGCATGGTGGCGAACTGGCGGTGTTCGGGATTGAGCATGCGTTGCGTCTGATTGCCGATCCAGAGGCCAAAGTGGAAGATCGCGAAACCCCCGTGGATCTGATCACGGCCGAGGATCTGAAATGA
- a CDS encoding sugar ABC transporter ATP-binding protein → MTGGTESLLFEARGVCKDYVVRVLDEARLELRPGEIHALLGANGAGKSTLCKIIAGLTPATAGSMMLNGVPYYPVDKRFAESRGVQIIQQELNLIPTLSVAENLLLGRYPQRWGVINRRRLHEQARAALDRFGLQEIDTDQSAGSLGVGQQQMLEIAAALDRKCELLILDEPTAALSAGETERLFARLDVLRARGVGIIYISHRLDEIARIADRLTVLRDGKYVSTHAVSEFEPIERVVDLMTGETQAVQHALQEHTNHSTEKTMLRVEGMTGGPVRDVRFSVQAGERYGIAGLVGAGRTELLRLIFGADRGEQGELFLREETKSWRFTHPQEAVQAGLAMVTEDRKQNGLLLSQSIRVNTTLASLDLLTGTAGLIDHRREVALVEAERRRLQIHARDIEQSVGTLSGGNQQKVAVAKWLLQDADVFLFDEPTRGIDVAARRNIHQLFDQLAANGKALVIVSSDLEELFETCDRIGVMSAGRLVAEYTRENWSYDAIMQDCFSGYSQQAKETVSGLNQ, encoded by the coding sequence ATGACGGGCGGCACAGAGTCGCTGTTGTTTGAAGCACGCGGCGTCTGCAAGGACTATGTCGTGCGGGTGCTCGATGAAGCGCGGCTGGAACTGCGCCCGGGCGAGATCCATGCGCTGCTGGGCGCCAACGGAGCCGGGAAAAGTACGCTGTGTAAAATTATAGCGGGTCTGACGCCGGCGACAGCGGGCAGTATGATGTTAAATGGTGTCCCCTACTATCCCGTCGATAAACGCTTTGCGGAATCGCGGGGCGTGCAGATTATACAGCAGGAACTGAATCTGATCCCGACGCTCTCTGTCGCCGAGAATCTGCTGCTGGGACGATACCCGCAGCGCTGGGGCGTGATCAATCGCAGGCGATTGCATGAGCAGGCACGCGCGGCGCTGGATCGTTTTGGTCTGCAGGAGATCGATACAGATCAGAGTGCCGGCAGCCTGGGAGTGGGGCAGCAGCAGATGCTGGAGATTGCAGCAGCGCTGGATCGGAAGTGTGAGCTGTTGATTCTGGACGAACCGACGGCGGCGTTGAGTGCGGGAGAAACGGAGCGGCTGTTTGCGCGACTGGATGTATTGCGTGCGCGGGGCGTGGGCATTATTTATATCAGCCATCGCCTGGATGAAATCGCGCGGATTGCGGATCGACTGACTGTATTGCGAGATGGGAAATATGTGAGCACGCATGCGGTCAGTGAGTTTGAGCCGATCGAGCGGGTGGTGGATCTGATGACCGGTGAAACGCAGGCGGTGCAACATGCGCTGCAGGAACATACGAATCATTCCACGGAAAAAACGATGTTACGAGTGGAAGGTATGACAGGCGGGCCTGTTCGGGATGTGCGCTTTTCCGTTCAGGCCGGCGAGCGTTATGGAATCGCAGGTCTGGTGGGAGCGGGACGGACCGAATTATTGCGGCTGATTTTCGGAGCCGACCGCGGGGAACAGGGCGAACTCTTTTTACGGGAAGAAACAAAGTCGTGGCGGTTTACTCATCCGCAGGAAGCAGTGCAGGCAGGACTGGCGATGGTGACCGAAGACCGCAAGCAGAACGGGTTGCTGCTGTCGCAGTCGATTCGCGTCAATACGACGCTGGCGAGCCTGGATCTGCTGACGGGGACAGCGGGGTTGATAGACCATCGGCGCGAAGTGGCGCTGGTGGAAGCCGAACGCCGGCGACTGCAGATTCACGCGCGGGACATTGAACAGAGTGTGGGCACTTTGAGTGGCGGCAATCAGCAGAAGGTGGCGGTCGCGAAGTGGTTGCTGCAGGATGCGGATGTGTTTCTGTTTGACGAGCCGACACGCGGTATTGATGTGGCGGCACGCAGGAATATTCATCAGCTGTTTGATCAACTGGCGGCAAATGGTAAGGCGCTGGTGATTGTCAGCAGTGATCTGGAAGAACTGTTCGAGACCTGCGACCGGATCGGCGTGATGTCCGCCGGCCGACTGGTGGCAGAATATACGCGGGAAAACTGGTCGTATGACGCGATCATGCAGGACTGCTTTTCCGGATACTCACAACAAGCGAAAGAGACTGTTTCAGGATTAAATCAATGA
- a CDS encoding ABC transporter permease, with protein MSDSPAPVSDNDSLPSRSLVSGVTYSVFQYAGLLGVLAFLVLIFSLMSDHFLSQQTLVTVANNIPDLLVISVGMTLVLIIGGIDLSVGSLLALSSALLGVCMVDWGSPLWSAVPVCLGVGAVCGMLNGVISVKAGIPSFIVTLGMLEMARGSAYLITDSQTKYIGSSIEWIGVPLKGFVFSPAFLLALVIVAAGHYLLTRTVFGRYCVAIGTNAEAVRMSGIRTAPYSVAVFTISGLLCGLAGVMQTSRLSSADPNAAVGLELSAIAACVIGGTSLMGGRGSVINTFFGVLIIAVLQTGLAQIGATDPIKRVITGAVIIVAVLLDVARQRWKQRG; from the coding sequence ATGAGCGACTCCCCTGCCCCTGTATCCGATAATGATTCTCTCCCTTCACGTTCGCTGGTGAGTGGCGTGACGTACTCCGTGTTTCAATATGCGGGCCTGCTGGGTGTGCTGGCGTTCCTGGTGCTGATCTTCAGCCTGATGAGCGATCATTTTCTGTCGCAGCAGACGCTGGTTACGGTGGCGAATAACATCCCCGATCTACTGGTGATTTCGGTGGGGATGACACTGGTTTTGATCATCGGCGGGATAGATCTCTCGGTCGGTTCGTTGCTCGCGCTGTCCTCGGCCCTGCTGGGAGTCTGCATGGTCGACTGGGGCAGTCCGCTCTGGTCGGCGGTACCTGTCTGCCTGGGCGTGGGAGCCGTGTGTGGCATGTTGAATGGGGTGATCAGTGTGAAGGCGGGCATTCCGTCGTTCATCGTGACGCTGGGAATGCTTGAGATGGCGCGGGGAAGCGCGTATCTGATCACGGATTCACAGACAAAATACATAGGCTCATCGATTGAATGGATCGGCGTGCCTTTGAAAGGCTTTGTCTTCTCCCCCGCGTTTCTGCTGGCGCTGGTGATTGTGGCGGCGGGACACTACCTGCTGACGCGGACAGTCTTCGGACGCTATTGTGTGGCGATCGGAACGAATGCGGAAGCAGTGCGGATGTCGGGCATACGGACGGCTCCCTACTCTGTGGCGGTGTTTACGATCAGCGGCCTGCTTTGTGGCCTGGCGGGGGTGATGCAGACTTCGCGACTCTCCAGTGCCGACCCGAATGCGGCGGTAGGACTGGAACTGTCAGCGATCGCTGCCTGCGTGATTGGCGGGACGAGCCTGATGGGAGGCCGGGGTTCGGTGATCAATACCTTCTTCGGCGTACTGATCATCGCGGTGCTGCAGACGGGGCTGGCACAGATCGGGGCAACCGACCCAATCAAACGCGTGATCACCGGCGCGGTGATTATCGTCGCAGTCCTGCTGGACGTGGCACGCCAGCGGTGGAAGCAGCGTGGGTGA
- a CDS encoding REP-associated tyrosine transposase yields the protein MTRNRKRIRHFHELGDCHELTFSCYQNRSLLICDLWKQMLCQSIERALRRYQFGLIAFVIMPNHVHLLVYPQQQECKIDRFLFAVKRPFSYRIKQLLQETQDRLLDDLTIRDRPGNTVFRFWQEGPGYDRNLSSLKAVEASIGYIHMNPVRKKLVDQSRDWKWSSARWYESEGELIDSDLPELSGLPWDYFETYQD from the coding sequence ATGACCAGAAACCGAAAACGGATCAGGCACTTTCACGAATTGGGTGATTGTCATGAACTGACGTTTTCGTGCTATCAGAACAGGTCTCTGTTAATTTGCGATCTCTGGAAGCAGATGTTGTGTCAGTCAATTGAGCGTGCCTTAAGGCGTTATCAGTTTGGCTTGATCGCTTTTGTGATTATGCCCAATCATGTGCATCTACTGGTTTATCCCCAACAACAGGAATGTAAGATTGATCGTTTCCTATTTGCTGTCAAACGTCCGTTTTCATATCGTATCAAGCAGCTCCTGCAGGAAACGCAAGATCGATTACTGGATGATCTGACAATACGGGATCGACCTGGAAATACTGTATTTCGATTCTGGCAGGAAGGGCCCGGATATGATCGGAATCTTTCGTCATTGAAAGCAGTTGAAGCATCAATAGGCTATATTCATATGAATCCAGTCAGGAAGAAACTGGTCGATCAGAGTCGGGACTGGAAATGGTCGAGCGCTCGCTGGTATGAAAGCGAAGGAGAGTTGATTGATTCAGATTTGCCTGAGCTGAGCGGCCTACCCTGGGATTATTTCGAGACTTATCAGGACTGA
- a CDS encoding VOC family protein, whose amino-acid sequence MDQKLNLLVLRCRDIEVSRVFYEHFGIVFEREQHGSGPVHYAAVFEGMVFELYPLKEGEPADRSRLGFAVNLETDLRESLEEAGIAIISQYEIEQEPVFVVEDPDGRKIEVRQSEPLGSGWYEGDWTRFRSVLLILAAIAGSLSFLNYQSGAMNGGPVLDVYFFYFALLVSFLFWPVMVVAVVGFQTINPYSDPVWTRPTHSCNPFRLKNPLCIAHFLMCFVMAQGAGALVTAILGGWLQLLMGIGMIIGGLEGLWALELVMKRFPEKMALQDDVDVAGNAPPE is encoded by the coding sequence ATGGATCAGAAACTCAATCTGCTGGTGCTGCGTTGTCGGGATATTGAAGTCAGCCGGGTGTTTTACGAGCACTTTGGAATTGTGTTTGAGCGGGAGCAGCATGGTTCCGGGCCTGTGCATTACGCGGCTGTGTTTGAGGGGATGGTTTTCGAACTCTATCCGCTGAAAGAGGGAGAGCCAGCGGACCGGTCACGGCTGGGGTTTGCGGTCAACCTGGAGACGGATCTGCGAGAGAGCCTGGAAGAGGCCGGAATTGCGATCATCTCACAGTATGAAATCGAACAGGAGCCGGTGTTTGTGGTGGAAGATCCAGACGGGCGGAAGATTGAGGTGCGGCAGAGTGAGCCGTTAGGAAGCGGCTGGTATGAAGGTGACTGGACGCGGTTTCGTTCTGTTCTGCTGATTCTGGCGGCGATTGCAGGCAGCCTGTCTTTTCTGAATTATCAGTCAGGGGCGATGAATGGTGGTCCCGTGCTTGATGTTTACTTTTTCTATTTCGCGTTGCTGGTCTCGTTTTTGTTCTGGCCGGTCATGGTCGTGGCTGTCGTCGGGTTCCAGACAATCAATCCCTATTCCGATCCTGTCTGGACCAGACCCACGCATTCCTGTAATCCATTTCGACTGAAGAATCCCCTCTGCATTGCTCACTTCCTGATGTGTTTTGTGATGGCCCAGGGAGCGGGCGCGCTGGTGACAGCGATTCTGGGGGGCTGGCTGCAGTTGCTGATGGGGATCGGAATGATCATCGGCGGGCTGGAAGGTTTATGGGCTTTGGAATTGGTAATGAAACGATTTCCTGAAAAAATGGCACTGCAGGATGATGTTGATGTGGCTGGCAATGCTCCTCCGGAATAA